From the Pseudooceanicola aestuarii genome, one window contains:
- a CDS encoding DUF6525 family protein produces MTRANMATTLKRRRRSADPMATYDSLPPPLRRWLAGATLPWSPRSALRLWRRLARDHGPDAEAILSRLTEIEARTLARDRLRPSHPDPAPSGTGLSA; encoded by the coding sequence ATGACGCGCGCAAACATGGCCACCACCCTGAAGCGCCGCCGCCGCTCAGCGGATCCGATGGCGACCTATGACAGCCTGCCGCCGCCGTTGCGGCGCTGGCTGGCGGGTGCGACCCTGCCCTGGTCACCACGCTCCGCCCTGCGGCTGTGGCGCCGGTTGGCCCGCGATCACGGCCCGGATGCGGAGGCCATCCTGTCCCGTCTGACCGAGATCGAGGCCCGAACCCTTGCCCGCGACCGGCTACGCCCGTCGCATCCCGATCCCGCGCCGTCCGGGACCGGGCTCAGCGCCTGA